One region of Mycolicibacterium lutetiense genomic DNA includes:
- a CDS encoding MFS transporter, translating to MNSPRRASLPSRVGSHGPRGVLVTLCVTEIVSWGVLYYAFPVLLPQICGDTGWSASAVTAAFSAGLLTSAVMSVPVGRALDRHGPRWVMTGGSVLGVAALLAIAAAPTYGWFLVGWALAGVAMSAVFYAPAFAALTRFFAPHAVRALTVLTLVAGFASTVFAPMTAALSAHLDWRSTYLVLTVLLAAVTIPAHLVGLRRPWPAVIHHHGVQAATLTARTRPFVALTAAFALSALASYAVVINLVPLMAQRGISTQAAAAALGLGGVGQVLGRIGYQSLVQRFGVVTRTMLIMAIIAITTVLLGLFTSLAALIGVAIVAGMARGIMTLLQATAVTERWGTAHYGHLSGILSAPLMFTTALAPFIGAALATVLHGYAAMFLVLGAVAGLAAILATATGVAAPQFASDAPPPKEASRQ from the coding sequence ATGAACTCACCACGCCGTGCATCACTGCCATCCCGCGTCGGGTCGCACGGCCCGCGCGGGGTGCTGGTGACGCTGTGTGTCACTGAGATCGTCAGTTGGGGTGTGCTCTACTACGCCTTCCCGGTGTTGTTGCCCCAGATCTGCGGTGACACCGGTTGGTCGGCCTCGGCGGTGACCGCCGCGTTTTCTGCAGGCCTGCTCACCTCGGCGGTCATGAGCGTCCCGGTGGGCCGGGCGCTGGACCGCCATGGCCCCCGTTGGGTCATGACGGGTGGTTCGGTGCTCGGTGTCGCCGCGTTGCTGGCGATTGCCGCTGCCCCCACCTACGGGTGGTTTCTCGTCGGGTGGGCGCTGGCCGGCGTGGCGATGAGCGCGGTGTTCTACGCGCCGGCGTTCGCCGCGCTGACACGGTTTTTCGCGCCCCATGCCGTGCGGGCGCTAACCGTGCTCACCTTGGTCGCCGGGTTCGCCAGCACCGTTTTCGCCCCGATGACCGCGGCGTTATCGGCGCATCTGGATTGGCGCAGCACCTATCTCGTGCTCACAGTGTTGCTGGCGGCGGTGACCATCCCGGCCCACCTCGTCGGACTACGCAGGCCGTGGCCGGCAGTCATCCATCATCACGGCGTGCAGGCTGCGACCCTCACGGCACGTACCCGCCCCTTCGTAGCATTGACGGCGGCGTTCGCCCTCTCAGCGCTGGCCTCCTACGCCGTGGTCATCAACCTCGTCCCGTTGATGGCCCAGCGCGGGATCAGCACCCAGGCGGCGGCGGCGGCCCTCGGCCTCGGCGGCGTGGGCCAGGTCCTTGGCCGCATCGGCTATCAGAGTCTGGTGCAGCGCTTCGGCGTCGTCACCCGCACCATGCTGATCATGGCCATCATCGCGATCACCACCGTGCTGTTGGGCCTGTTCACCTCACTGGCCGCGCTCATCGGCGTCGCGATTGTGGCCGGCATGGCGCGCGGCATCATGACGCTGTTGCAGGCCACTGCCGTGACAGAACGCTGGGGCACAGCCCATTACGGGCATCTCAGCGGAATTCTGTCGGCACCGCTGATGTTCACCACCGCGCTGGCCCCATTCATCGGCGCCGCGCTGGCCACTGTGCTGCACGGTTACGCAGCCATGTTCCTGGTCCTGGGCGCGGTCGCCGGCCTGGCAGCGATCTTGGCCACCGCCACCGGCGTGGCTGCACCCCAATTCGCCAGCGATGCGCCACCACCGAAAGAAGCGTCACGACAATGA
- a CDS encoding NAD(P)-binding domain-containing protein, giving the protein MTDLPVVVIGAGPQGLAAAAHLLERGLTPLVLEAGSGPGSAIQDWSHVRTFSPWPELIDAAAARLLGPTGWVAPASGYPTGQEWIDDYLTPLAQALGDRVRYGARVVGVSRQGHDRVLSTGRAESLFVVRISDEAGVQSRVLAQAVIDASGTWTQPNPVGADGLPAIGEQSAADAGLVTYIPASRHQSEKFSGHHVVVVGNGHSAMTAVIELAEVVREDPSTQVSWVWRRGSVGDGFGGGEADALPQRGALGIRARAAVDAGLVKLHTGFRTERVDRVENRVVLVADDERTLAPADHVVVLTGFRPDLSFLSEVRLDLDPILQAPSKLAPEIDPNLHSCGSVPPHGAAELAHPDEPGLYLVGMKSYGRAPTFLALTGYEQVRSVAAQLAGDHDAAQRVELVLPETGVCSGGGLADDAEAANEGGCCSTASAPQPLTLSLNPIGG; this is encoded by the coding sequence ATGACCGACCTGCCCGTTGTCGTGATCGGTGCCGGCCCGCAAGGCCTGGCTGCCGCTGCGCACTTGCTGGAACGCGGCCTAACGCCGCTGGTGCTCGAAGCCGGCAGCGGGCCGGGTTCGGCGATCCAGGACTGGTCTCATGTACGTACGTTTTCGCCGTGGCCCGAGCTGATCGATGCGGCGGCGGCCCGGCTGTTGGGTCCGACCGGGTGGGTGGCTCCTGCTTCCGGGTACCCGACCGGGCAAGAATGGATCGATGACTATCTGACGCCGTTGGCGCAGGCGCTCGGTGACCGGGTGCGTTACGGCGCCCGGGTGGTGGGTGTTTCGCGTCAGGGCCACGACCGAGTGCTCAGCACTGGGCGTGCCGAATCCCTGTTTGTGGTGCGCATCAGCGACGAGGCCGGTGTGCAGTCCCGGGTGTTGGCCCAGGCCGTGATCGATGCCTCGGGGACCTGGACGCAACCCAATCCTGTGGGTGCCGATGGACTTCCGGCCATCGGTGAGCAGTCGGCCGCGGACGCGGGGTTGGTGACCTACATCCCCGCCTCGCGCCACCAGTCCGAGAAGTTTTCCGGTCACCATGTCGTCGTCGTGGGCAATGGCCATTCGGCGATGACCGCGGTGATCGAGTTGGCCGAGGTGGTCCGCGAAGATCCGTCCACGCAGGTGTCGTGGGTGTGGCGCCGCGGCAGCGTGGGTGATGGTTTCGGTGGCGGCGAGGCCGATGCGTTGCCGCAGCGTGGCGCGCTGGGAATTCGGGCCCGTGCGGCTGTCGATGCCGGACTGGTCAAGCTGCACACCGGGTTTCGCACCGAGCGCGTCGATCGCGTCGAGAACCGGGTGGTGCTGGTGGCCGATGACGAGCGCACGCTGGCCCCGGCCGACCATGTCGTGGTGTTGACCGGTTTCCGGCCCGACCTGTCGTTCCTGTCGGAGGTGCGGCTGGATCTCGACCCGATCCTGCAGGCGCCGAGCAAGCTGGCCCCCGAGATCGATCCCAACCTGCACTCGTGCGGCAGTGTGCCGCCACACGGCGCTGCCGAGCTTGCCCATCCCGATGAGCCGGGCCTGTATCTGGTGGGGATGAAGTCTTACGGGCGTGCCCCGACCTTCTTGGCGTTGACCGGCTACGAGCAGGTGCGCAGCGTGGCCGCGCAACTGGCCGGTGACCACGACGCGGCGCAACGGGTCGAGTTGGTGTTGCCCGAGACCGGGGTGTGCAGCGGTGGCGGCCTGGCTGATGACGCGGAGGCTGCCAACGAGGGCGGCTGCTGCAGCACGGCGAGCGCCCCGCAGCCGTTGACGTTGTCGCTCAACCCGATCGGCGGATGA
- a CDS encoding ArsR/SmtB family transcription factor, whose amino-acid sequence MTSATVAVTATDIGACCSPLTGGVIDTPAAERLAAVFKALADPARVKLLSLIAASAGGEACACDLTEPLGLSQSTVSHHMKMLVETGLVSREQRSKWAYYRVNEAALERVAHLLTAR is encoded by the coding sequence ATGACCAGCGCAACTGTCGCGGTGACCGCCACCGATATCGGTGCGTGCTGCTCTCCGTTGACCGGCGGGGTGATCGACACGCCGGCAGCCGAACGGCTCGCCGCGGTGTTCAAGGCCCTGGCCGACCCGGCCCGAGTCAAGCTGCTGTCACTGATCGCCGCCTCGGCTGGCGGTGAGGCCTGTGCCTGTGACCTCACCGAGCCCCTGGGTCTGTCGCAGTCGACGGTGTCGCATCACATGAAGATGCTCGTCGAGACCGGCCTGGTCAGCCGTGAGCAGCGCAGCAAGTGGGCCTATTACCGGGTCAACGAAGCCGCGCTTGAGCGCGTCGCGCACCTGCTGACGGCCCGCTAG
- a CDS encoding arsenate reductase ArsC, which produces MADNSTTHQRSDLSIDQQLALKTAAVRLESEFADSFGIETIERFLHSSYDQFASRASIPRFLPLLAERFARQRLRALAKVEGKSDTGQPTVLFLCTHNAGRSQMALGFFSHFAGDAAVAWSGGSEPGNEINPAAVAAMAERGIDISGEYPKPWTEEIVQAADVVITMGCGDACPVFPGRRYEEWKLEDPAGKNVDAVRPIRDDIERRVRQLLNELGVAAHA; this is translated from the coding sequence ATGGCCGACAACTCCACCACCCATCAGCGCTCCGACCTGTCCATCGATCAACAGCTTGCGCTCAAGACCGCAGCGGTTCGGCTAGAAAGCGAGTTCGCCGACAGCTTCGGCATCGAGACCATCGAGCGATTTCTGCACTCCTCCTATGACCAGTTCGCCAGTAGAGCCTCGATCCCCAGGTTCCTGCCGCTGCTGGCCGAGCGGTTCGCACGCCAACGGCTACGGGCGCTGGCCAAGGTGGAAGGCAAAAGCGACACCGGCCAGCCCACCGTGCTGTTCCTATGCACCCACAACGCCGGTCGATCCCAGATGGCCCTGGGATTCTTCAGCCACTTCGCCGGGGATGCGGCGGTGGCGTGGTCGGGCGGCTCGGAGCCCGGCAACGAGATCAACCCGGCCGCGGTAGCCGCGATGGCCGAACGCGGCATCGACATCTCCGGCGAGTACCCCAAGCCTTGGACTGAAGAAATTGTTCAGGCCGCCGACGTGGTGATCACGATGGGATGCGGCGATGCCTGCCCGGTCTTCCCCGGTCGCCGCTACGAGGAATGGAAGCTGGAGGATCCGGCCGGCAAGAATGTCGATGCCGTGCGCCCCATCCGCGACGACATCGAACGGCGAGTTCGTCAGCTGCTCAACGAACTTGGCGTTGCCGCTCATGCGTAG
- the pstS gene encoding phosphate ABC transporter substrate-binding protein PstS, with product MKLNRFGAALSLMAAGSLVLSACGSDNNAESGSGATSAAGQSSAGVDCAGKKSLKASGSTAQANAMTRFVNAYEQACSGYTLNYTSNGSGAGVSEFVGKQTDIGGSDSPLSKDKGEYDKAAERCGSPAWNLPVVFGPIAVTYNLEGVDSLVLDGPTAAKIFNGTIKTWDDPAIKALNPQATLPAQPITVVFRSDESGTTDNFQKYLDAASDGAWGKGAGKAFAGGVGEGAKGNEGTSAAIKNTPGSITYNEWSFAQAQGLSTAKVVTSAGPEPVEISTDTVGKTITGAKVKGEGNDLVLDTVSFYKPTETGAYPIVLATYEIVCSKYPDAETGQAVKAFLQSTIGAGQAGLADNGYIPLPKAFESKLSAAVDAIA from the coding sequence GTGAAGCTCAACCGTTTCGGTGCTGCACTGAGCCTGATGGCCGCAGGCAGCCTGGTGTTATCGGCATGTGGCAGTGACAACAACGCCGAGTCCGGCTCTGGTGCCACCAGTGCCGCCGGCCAGTCGTCGGCAGGTGTCGACTGTGCAGGCAAGAAGTCGCTGAAGGCCAGCGGATCCACTGCGCAGGCCAACGCCATGACGCGGTTTGTCAACGCCTACGAGCAGGCGTGCTCGGGCTACACACTGAACTACACCTCCAACGGCTCCGGTGCCGGTGTGAGTGAGTTCGTCGGGAAGCAGACCGACATCGGTGGTTCGGACTCCCCGCTGAGCAAGGACAAGGGCGAGTACGACAAGGCCGCCGAGCGGTGTGGATCGCCGGCGTGGAACCTCCCGGTGGTGTTCGGCCCGATCGCTGTCACCTACAACCTCGAGGGCGTGGACTCGCTGGTGCTCGACGGGCCCACCGCCGCCAAGATCTTCAACGGAACCATCAAGACCTGGGACGATCCCGCGATCAAGGCGCTCAACCCGCAGGCCACGCTGCCTGCCCAGCCGATCACGGTGGTCTTCCGCAGCGATGAATCCGGCACCACGGACAACTTCCAGAAGTACCTCGACGCCGCCTCGGATGGCGCCTGGGGCAAGGGTGCGGGCAAGGCGTTCGCCGGCGGTGTCGGCGAGGGCGCCAAGGGTAACGAGGGCACCTCGGCAGCCATCAAGAACACCCCGGGATCGATCACCTACAACGAATGGTCCTTCGCCCAGGCGCAGGGACTGTCGACGGCCAAGGTCGTCACTTCAGCAGGTCCGGAGCCGGTCGAGATCAGTACCGACACCGTCGGCAAGACCATCACGGGCGCCAAGGTCAAGGGTGAAGGCAACGACCTCGTCCTGGACACCGTCTCGTTCTACAAGCCGACTGAGACCGGGGCCTACCCGATCGTGTTGGCCACCTACGAGATCGTCTGCTCGAAGTACCCTGATGCCGAAACCGGCCAGGCAGTCAAGGCGTTCCTGCAGTCCACGATCGGCGCGGGCCAGGCTGGATTGGCTGACAACGGGTACATCCCGCTGCCGAAAGCATTCGAATCGAAGCTGTCTGCCGCTGTCGACGCGATCGCTTGA
- the pstC gene encoding phosphate ABC transporter permease subunit PstC: MPDPDKATKTTSAIRAGSGQLGDRIFKALAVAAGSTIVIAIALIAIFLLIRAIPSLGANHANFFTSTEFNTADADNLRFGIRDLFMVTVLSSVFALALAVPVAVGIALFLTHYAPTRLSRPFSSLIDLLAAVPSIIFGLWGIFILAPWLEPVASFLNNSLGWLFLFKSGNVSLAGGGTIFTAGVVLAVMILPIITSVSREVFRQTPIARIEAAQALGATKWETVRMTVLPYGRSGVIAASMLGLGRALGETVAVLIILRSAAQAGNWSLFDGGYTFASKIASAAAEFSAPLPTGAYIAAGFVLFALTFVVNAAARAVAGGKVNG, translated from the coding sequence ATGCCTGATCCGGACAAGGCCACCAAGACCACGAGCGCCATCCGCGCCGGGAGCGGTCAGCTCGGCGACCGTATCTTCAAGGCGCTCGCTGTCGCTGCGGGGTCGACCATCGTCATCGCGATCGCGCTCATCGCGATCTTTCTGCTGATCCGTGCCATCCCGTCGCTCGGGGCCAACCACGCCAATTTCTTCACCAGCACCGAGTTCAACACCGCTGACGCCGACAATTTGAGGTTCGGCATCCGCGACCTGTTCATGGTGACCGTGCTCAGCTCGGTGTTCGCGCTGGCGCTTGCTGTGCCGGTCGCGGTGGGCATCGCGCTGTTTCTCACCCACTACGCCCCGACGCGGCTCTCCCGCCCGTTCAGCTCGTTGATCGATCTTCTGGCCGCGGTGCCCTCGATCATCTTCGGCCTATGGGGAATCTTCATCCTGGCGCCCTGGCTGGAGCCGGTAGCCAGCTTCCTCAACAACTCTCTGGGCTGGCTGTTTCTGTTCAAGTCCGGCAACGTGTCGCTAGCTGGCGGTGGCACTATCTTCACCGCCGGTGTGGTGCTAGCAGTGATGATCCTGCCGATCATCACCTCGGTGAGCCGGGAAGTGTTCCGTCAGACCCCGATCGCCCGGATCGAAGCCGCCCAGGCACTGGGGGCCACGAAGTGGGAAACGGTACGTATGACCGTGTTGCCCTATGGACGCAGCGGTGTCATCGCCGCCTCGATGCTCGGCCTCGGTCGTGCGCTCGGCGAAACCGTCGCCGTACTGATCATCCTGCGCTCGGCAGCACAGGCCGGAAACTGGTCACTGTTTGACGGCGGCTACACCTTCGCCTCCAAAATCGCCTCGGCGGCAGCCGAATTCAGTGCACCCCTGCCTACCGGCGCCTACATTGCCGCCGGTTTCGTCCTGTTCGCCCTGACCTTCGTGGTCAATGCGGCCGCCCGCGCCGTCGCCGGAGGGAAGGTCAACGGATGA
- the pstA gene encoding phosphate ABC transporter permease PstA: protein MTTAFDSPVKTQTFHPVSVGRRIKNNIATSLFVAAFGVALIPLFWVLYIVVERGWQGVTKSGWWTRSLQGVLPESFAGGIYHALYGTLVQAGIAAIIAIPLGIMAGIYLVEYGRSRLARVTTFMVDVLAGVPSIVAALFIFALWIATLGFPQSAFAVSLALVLLMLPVVVRSTEEMLKLVPDELREASLALGIPKWVTIARVVLPTALPGIISGILLSIARVIGETAPVLVLVGYARSINFDMFDGNMASLPLLIYTELINPQPAGQMRVWGAALTLIIVVGILMFLASIATRLLTRNR from the coding sequence ATGACCACCGCATTCGATAGCCCGGTCAAAACTCAGACATTTCACCCGGTCAGCGTCGGCCGACGCATCAAGAACAACATCGCGACCTCACTATTCGTCGCAGCCTTCGGGGTCGCATTGATCCCCTTGTTCTGGGTGCTCTACATCGTCGTCGAGAGGGGCTGGCAGGGCGTCACCAAATCGGGCTGGTGGACCCGCTCACTGCAAGGTGTGCTGCCCGAGTCCTTCGCCGGCGGCATCTACCACGCGCTCTACGGAACGCTCGTGCAGGCCGGTATCGCTGCCATCATCGCGATTCCACTGGGCATCATGGCCGGGATCTATCTCGTCGAGTACGGCCGCTCTCGGCTGGCGCGCGTGACCACCTTCATGGTCGATGTCCTTGCCGGTGTGCCCTCGATCGTGGCCGCTCTGTTCATCTTCGCGCTGTGGATCGCCACCCTCGGATTCCCGCAAAGTGCCTTCGCCGTCTCGCTGGCGCTGGTCCTGCTGATGCTGCCGGTGGTGGTGCGTTCCACCGAGGAAATGCTCAAACTGGTGCCCGACGAACTGCGGGAAGCCAGCCTCGCGTTGGGTATCCCCAAGTGGGTCACCATCGCCCGCGTCGTCCTACCCACCGCCCTGCCCGGCATCATCAGCGGCATTCTGCTGTCGATCGCCCGTGTCATCGGTGAGACCGCCCCGGTGCTAGTCCTGGTGGGATACGCCCGTTCCATCAACTTCGACATGTTCGACGGAAACATGGCATCGCTGCCGCTGCTGATCTACACCGAACTGATCAACCCTCAACCCGCCGGGCAAATGCGTGTCTGGGGCGCTGCGTTGACGCTGATCATCGT